The Candidatus Hepatincola sp. Av genome contains the following window.
AGAATGCTTTCATAGCTTTTATATCAAACATTATAGGAAAAATATGCCATTAGATTTAGATATTAACGTTTTATTTTGCTATAGCCCTGAAGTTTTACAAAATACCTATAATAATATTGCTGAGTTAGAAGCAGATAATAAAAAATTATGTACAATGACTGAAGATGTATTGAAGCATAATGTGATGTCATTTAGAATTACAATCACTAAATTAGTAGATTTTCAGTTTGCAACTTTACAAAAACAGTGGGGTATAAATTATTCCGAACTATCTACTGACCAAACCCAAGAACTTGTGGAATCTCCTGCAGCTACAGGAATAATTAATAGTTTGAAGTTTGGCGATACTCCAAAAATTTTATTAGATACTAAAAAAGCATTAGGGGCAAGCATTGTTGTCTTGCAAACAGTATTGCGGCAAGATGAGGTTGGTTGTCCCCGTGGAGTACTGGGAGCGGCTTCTGAAATAGATATTACTAAACCAGAAGAGGCTTTTGTTATTATTGGTAGAAAAGTGAACGTTAAAGGGCAAACTACTTGTTCTATTTCACCCTTAGTACTAGCCCATGAGTTTGGGCATTTAATGGGCTGCCGGCACCCTTATGGAACAGGACGAGGTTTTGACCCAGAACCTAGTGATTCTCATGGGCATTATTTATTGGATCAAAATGGACAAATAGTAGCTGGCACCATCATGTCTTATGCCAAGAACCGTGTTCCTTATTATTCTGATCCCAATCTTTTTGCTTACCCACCTCCCTATCAAAATGAACCTTGTGGTAAAGCTGGTGTAAGTCAAGCCTTTAATACTGTAAATAACAATATTCAAAAGCTAGCAGGAATCTTTACACCTTAAAGAATCTGTAATTGTAATAGTACACAACCTATGTAACATCAAGCAAGAATGCTTGCATAGTTTTATATATAAAATAGTATAGGAAAAATATGCCACAAAATTTAGAAATAAGAGTTTTATTTTGCTATAGCCCAGAAGTATTATTATATACCTACCCACATTTAGCAAAACTAATAGAAGATAACAAAGAAACATGCCAACTGATAGAAAATACTTTAAATAATAATATAGATAGAACTAAGTATAATGTTAAAACTACTTACACAGATAGTGTGAATATTTATAAATTACAAAACCAGTGGTATAGAAACAATACTTGTTTGACCGCTCGGCAATTAGATAATTTAACCATCTGTACCTCATCAAACGCTTGGTATATTAAGATAATGTTTGGTGGTTTACCCAGAAAAATTTTAGAGTTGAAAAAACAATACACAGCTAGCGTTGTTATTTTACAAGTTCACACATGCAATGATGGTACTTTATTTAGAGGTTGTTCTGCCGGTATTGGTATTACTAAGCCCTCAGAAACGGTTATTTCTATTGGTAGAAGTGATGCTGTATTGAATATGCCAACTTATAGATATGCTGCTTGGATGGTATTACATGAACTAGGTCATTTAATGGGCTGTCGGCACCCTAAAGGTACAGGAGACGTTTGTGATAATAGTGGGGGTAATGCACACGGGCATTGGTTTAAAGATCCTCTTGGTACTGCTACATTTCCATATGGTACTATCATGTCTTATGCTGAAAAGCATATTCTATACTATTCTAACCCGAACCTATTAAAGTATCCTGCTCCTTATCAGAATACGCCCTGTGGCGTTATAGGGGTAAGTGAAGCCTATAAAACTGTAAATAATAATGTGCAAAAACTTGCAGGAATTTTTCCTCCTTAGGAAGTGTTAGTGCTAGTTGCAATTACGCCATTTTAAGCTGTTTGATTAGCTTTATTAATTATTATAGTAATTCATATCTTCAGATATAAATATACAAGGAAAGCCATGCTCCCAGATTTAGAAATAAAAGTTTTATTTTGTTATAGCCCAGAAGTGTTAGCAAATACTTATAGAGATTTATCGCAATTAAAAAGCGATAACCAAGAATTATGCCAGATATTAGAAGACATTTTTCAGAATAATATAATAACTTATAATGTGTCGGTATTAATGGTAGATAATATTGAAGTTAAGGAACTACAGACTCAATGGTGTTTGCATTTTCCCTCACTAACTCCAACTCAATTAAATTATTTGGTAAAATCTCCATCTTCTCAATCTTGGTATAAAAGGCTAAAATTTGGGAGTTTACCCCAAGATCTTTTAGAACTTCAAAACAACGCATTCGCAACAGTAGTTGTTTTAGAAACTGTAATCCAAGATTCTTCAATTGTTGGTGTATCTGCTAAAATTGGAATTACAAACTCACAAGAAGCCTTTATAGGTATTGGTAGATCTTTAAACATTAAGGGGCAACTAACTTGTGTTTTAGATAAAATTCTCCTAGCTCATGAGTGCGGGCATTTAATGGGCTGTCGGCACCCCCGTGGAGTAGGGGGTCGTGGTTTTGATAATACACCAGGTAATAATCATGGGCATTGTCTTTTAGATACTTCTGGTAATATTGTAGCAGGAACAATAATGTCTTATGCTAGAGATGCTATTCTTTATTATTCAAATCCCAATATTTTTAAATATCCTGCTCCTTATCAGAATATGCCCTGTGGCGTAGTTGGAGAGAGTGAGGCCTATAAAACTGTAAATAACAATGTGCAAAAACTTGTAGGGATTTTTACGCCTTAGGAAGTTTTTCTTTTTAGTTGCAATTAAACCATTATAAAACGTTTGATTGGTTTTATAGTAATTAATTTATAAGTATACAAACAAGGCAATATGCTACCCAATTTAGAAATAAGAGTTTTATTTTGTTATAGCCCCGAAGTATTAACAAATACATATTACAACCTTACCAAGTTACAAGAAGATAATTTAGGTTTATGTAATATAACTCAAGGTATTTTTAGAAACAATGTAACAACCTATAATGTATCAGTTCGTGTTGCTAATATGGTACAGGTAGATATTTTACAAATGCAAGATAATACCCATTATAGTTGTTTGGATATTGATCAAATGACAAAATTATCAGAATGTACAACTCAGTATTCACTACAAAATAACCCCCTTAAGTTTGGTCCTTTACCTGAGTATCTCTTAAGACTAAAGAGGGATAATCAAGCTACTATAATAGTTTTACAAACATTGGTTTGTGAACAAATAGGAATAACTTTAATGGTTTCAGGAGCCTCGGCAACCATAGATGTAAAGAATAGTAAAGAAAATGTAGTGTGTGTGGGAAGAACCTCTCTTACATATAACCTTAACACCAATGTGTTAGAACCTCTTATTTTAGCCCATGAATTAGGGCACTTAATGGGCTGCCTGCACCCTTATAACCCAAATAGTCATATTGTAGTAAGTGGTTTTACTAAGACAAAGTCTAATAACAGTAGCCATGGGCATTGTATATTAAACGCTGCAAATGAAGCCGTAGTGGGAACAATCATGTCTTATGCACAAAACCAAGTTTTTTATTATTCTAACCCTAATATTTTTGAATATCCTCCCCCTTACCAAAATATTCCTTGTGGAATTGTAGGGGAAAGTGAAGCCTATAAAATTGTAAATAACAATATTCAAAAACTTGCAGGAATCTTTACACCTTAAGAATCTTTTAATTTTAATAGTACCTCTATGTAGCATCAGGAAAGAATACTTCATAGTTTTAGGTACACTATAGGAGAAACATGCTACCAGATTTAGAAATAAGAGTTTTATTTTGTTATAGCCCCGAGGTGCTATCCTACACTTATTATAACTTCCAGCACTTACAAGAGGATAACCAAGAAATATGCTTTTTCACTCAAGATATTTTAAGGAGAAATATAACAACCTATAATGTAACAGTTAATATGATTAATACTGTAAAAGTAGATAACCTACAACAGCAATATTCAATAACATATCCATGTTTAACCCATAAACAAGCTGATGATTTAGCATTATGTACCTTGCAACAATCTATGCAGAATAACGACCCTGCTAAATTGGGTATTCTACCTACCCATCTTTTAAGATTAAAAAATGCTAATAATGCCACAGTATTAGTTCTGCAAGTAGTACTATGTGATATAACAGGAATTAAAGTTACAGGTGTCTCTTCAACTATAGGGATTAAATCAGCAAGAGAAAGTATCATTTGTTTAGGAAGAACTCTTTTTGCCACAGGAGTTAAAAACTCTTATATAGATCCTACAATTCTAGCCCATGAATTAGGGCATTTAATGGGCTGCCGACACCCTTATGGAGCAGGAACAGGTTTTGACAACACAAATAGTAACAGTCATGGTCATTGCTTAGTGGATAATAATTCAGGTAAGGTTGTTTTAGGGACTATAATGTCCTATGCTAAAACTATTACTCCGTATTATTCCAACCCTTATGTTTTTGCCTATCCTCCTCCTTACCAAAATATACCTTGTGGAGTGGCAGGGCTAAGTGAGGCTTGTATCACTGTAAATAATAATATTCAAAAACTTGCTGGCATATTTTAGTATCCATAAAACTTCATATATTAAACTATAAGCTTATATACTTAAAAAACTAATTAAAGCAAATTCAACAAAACTAATAACAATTATACCTGAAAAGTATTTTTATTAAACTAAGCAGTTAGTTAGCATAGGCTTTAGTTTGGTATATTCTGGTCTTTAATTACCAGCAATTTATAAGTAACCATATCGTGCATGGCATAGCCTATGCCACCAATACCATAACCTGCCGCTTTTCTAGCACCAAATGGCATCCAATCTACACGAAAAGCACTGCTATCATTTACAATGATCCCTGCGGATTCAATATTATAAAATAACTTCATAATATTACCTAAATTATTACTAAATATTGCTGCTTGGAATGGTAAGTTGGTAGAATTAGCAATTTTAATTGCTTGATTTATATCTTCATAAGTGTAAATACATACTAAAGGACCAAAAACTTCTTCGGTAGATACTTGAGATTCTAAACTAGGATTTAACAACACCGTAGGCTGGTAACAAGTATCAGTAATTTTTTTACCTCCACATAATAAAGTAGCACCTTCTTTTTTAGCATTTTCAATCCATGTATGAACCCGATCTACCTCTTTAGTAGCAATTAGTGGGCCAACCTCAGTGTCAGCTAAAGTAGGATCACCAACTTTTAGCTTTTTAACCGCAGCTACCAATTTTTTAGAAAATTCTTTTTCTAATTCTTTAGGAACAAATATTCTTTGGGTAGAGATACACACTTGCCCCCCATGGTAAAAACCACCTTTAACAATAGGAGTGATAATAGATTCTAGGTTATCTAGGTGTTTATCTATAATTACTGGAGCAACTCCACCATGTTCTAAAGCATACCTAGTACCATTAGCAAGTTTATTGCGTAAGCTCCAACCAACTTTAGCAGATCCAATAAAAGTAAAGAATGCTATTTTTTCGCTGCTAACCATAAATTCAGCTGTTTTATTATCACAAATAACGTATTGGCACCATTCCTTAGGTAACCCCGCCTTATGTAATAACTCTACTAATTTCATAGTACAAGAAGGAGTTTTAGATGCCGGCTTAATAATTACAGGGCAACCCACCGCTACTGCAGGTATTACTTGGTGAATAGCTAAGTTTAAAGGATGGTTAAAAGCACTAATAGCTAATACTACTCCAATAGGTTCATATATTTTAAAAGACAAACGGTTTTCAGATGCCTTAGTAAAACCCATAGGAATTTCTTGCCCTTTAAAAGTATTCATTAATTCTTCGCAAGCTACTTTAATGCCATCAATAGCTCGAGCTACTTCTACTTTAGCATCTGTTAAAGGTTTACCACCTTCCTTAGCTATTAGCATAGCAAATTCATTGGCTTCACTTTGCATTAAAGTATATAGTTTATTTAGAATAGCTACTCTTTCATGGTGCTTTAACCATTTATCTTTTGCATAAAAAGTATTGTAAGCATCTTCTAACATTTTTTCAGCATCTGTTAGGCTATGTTGTTCAATAGATTTTAAATGTTTGCCATTAAAAGCATTAGTAATTTCTATTTTCATTAGATTAATCCTTTATGTTTTTTTAATTCATCAGTTAATACTTTTTTATTCTCTAAATAATTAATAGGGGTTTCAATTAAATGTACGCCACCTTCTTTGAAACATTTAGTTAATAAATTAGAAAATTCTTCAGTTTTAGTTAGCATATACCCTTTAATACCATAACTTTCAGCATATTTAACGAAATTAGGGTTATGAAATTGCAAACCGTAATCTTCAAGCCCCATAGCATTTTGCTTCCATCGGATCATACCATAAGAGTTATCATTAATAATTAATACTACCAAATTTAATTTTAAGCGAACAGCTGTTTCTAACTCTTGGGAGTTCATCATAAAACCACCATCACCTACTACTGCAAGAACCTTATTTTTAGGGTTTAACCTAGCAACTTCCATTGCCGAAGGTAACCCTGCCCCCATAGTTGCTAGAGCATTATCTAATAATAAAGTGTTGGGTAATTGAGTAGTATAATTACGGGCAAACCATAATTTATATACGCCATTATCTAGGCATACTGTACCATCTTTTGCCATAATTTTATTAATATCACTCACTAACCTTTGGGGTTTGATAGGAAAAGAGTTATCAGTATTATGTTCATTAAGATGTTTTTGTAAAAATTCTTTTACTTTATAAACAGCACTAAAATCCTTAGAACATTTACCAACTTTAGTTCCTAAAGCCTTTAAGATACTAGTAATATCTCCAATACATTCTAAATGGGGATAATATATATTATCTACCATTGCTGATGTGTAATTTATATGAATGGTTTTTAGATTCTCATGAGGGAAATAAGCAGGTTTCTCTATAACATCATGCCCAATATTAATAATTAAGTCAGCTTTTTTTATGGCATCGTGTAAATAATCACCAGCTGAAAGTGCTGCTGTTCCAATAAAATGAGGGCTATTTTCTGCAACAATCCCTTTTCCCATTTGTGTATTAAAGAATGGAATCCCCGTTGTATTAATAAATTGGGTAATTTCTTTATAAGCATTATGCCTGTTACCTGCTGCTCCAATTAATACTAAAGGTAATTTTGCAGCTTTAATCATAGTGGAAGCTTCATCAATGCCTTGTAAATTATCACACGGGTAACTAACGCTACTAATATTTAAAATTCCTTTAGTATTAGATGTAATAAGTTCAGCCGATACATCTTCAGGAAATTCAATATGCACACAACCTGGTTTTTCTTCTTGAGATATTCTCACCGCCTCTCTAACAGTGGTGCAAACCATATTTACATCTACGATTTGTTTAGTATATTTAGTAAGTGGACGCATCATACTAACAACATCTATAATTTGAAATTGCCCTTGTTTACTTTGCTTAATAGGTTTTTGTCCTGTGATTAACAATAAAGGAAAGCCCCCTAGTTTTGCATAAGCCGCCGCTGTGGTAAAATTAGTAGCTCCTGGCCCTAAGGTTGCAATAGCTACACCAGTTTTCCCAGTGATTCTTCCATATGTGGCGGCCATAAAAGCTGCAGCTTGTTCATGGCGGTTTAGAATTAACTTAATTTTAGATTTACGTAAAGCTTCTAAAAAAGCTAAATTTTCTTCTCCAGGTACGCCATAAACTACTTCTACTCCTTCATTTTCTAATGCTTTAATGAATAAATCCGAGGCATTCTGTAACTTTGCTGTTGACATTATTGTTTCCTTATTTTAAGTTGAATTTTGTAATGTTACATTTGTAACAATTTCCACATTTTTTTTAATGAAATAGCAATAAATTATTCTAATTTTACATATATTGTTAACATAAATAAATAAATTATGATACTTTTTTCTTAATTTTTATTATAATATTTTAATCAATTAAATAAGGTAATAATTAGCTTTGTAAAGTTGCTAATTATATTCTTATATATAAATTTTGCAAGAATTGTGAAATATGATATGTTATGTTATATTAGTTTATATTACAGTAACATTAAGTAATAAGTTAGGAAAAATGGATACTATAAGAAATGAATAAATTAAAATCCCAAGTTGCAGAAATTGCAATTCCTTATACAAAACAAATAAAAGAATTAGTAAAACAAAACAAAAATAACATTGTAGACCAAGTTACTCTAGGGCAATTATATGGTGGTATGAGAGATGTTATTAGTTTAGTAACGGAAACATCATTATTAGATGATAATGTCGGTATTAAATTTAGAGGTTTTTCTATTGATGATATCTATAAAAATATTGAAAAATCTTCGTATATATCAAAAGAGCCAACTCCGGAAATACTATTTATTTTATTATTACTAGGGCGAATGCCAACAGTAGAAGAAATGAATAATTTATCAA
Protein-coding sequences here:
- a CDS encoding Zinc-dependent metalloprotease family protein, which encodes MPLDLDINVLFCYSPEVLQNTYNNIAELEADNKKLCTMTEDVLKHNVMSFRITITKLVDFQFATLQKQWGINYSELSTDQTQELVESPAATGIINSLKFGDTPKILLDTKKALGASIVVLQTVLRQDEVGCPRGVLGAASEIDITKPEEAFVIIGRKVNVKGQTTCSISPLVLAHEFGHLMGCRHPYGTGRGFDPEPSDSHGHYLLDQNGQIVAGTIMSYAKNRVPYYSDPNLFAYPPPYQNEPCGKAGVSQAFNTVNNNIQKLAGIFTP
- a CDS encoding Zinc-dependent metalloprotease family protein, giving the protein MPQNLEIRVLFCYSPEVLLYTYPHLAKLIEDNKETCQLIENTLNNNIDRTKYNVKTTYTDSVNIYKLQNQWYRNNTCLTARQLDNLTICTSSNAWYIKIMFGGLPRKILELKKQYTASVVILQVHTCNDGTLFRGCSAGIGITKPSETVISIGRSDAVLNMPTYRYAAWMVLHELGHLMGCRHPKGTGDVCDNSGGNAHGHWFKDPLGTATFPYGTIMSYAEKHILYYSNPNLLKYPAPYQNTPCGVIGVSEAYKTVNNNVQKLAGIFPP
- a CDS encoding Zinc-dependent metalloprotease family protein, translated to MLPDLEIKVLFCYSPEVLANTYRDLSQLKSDNQELCQILEDIFQNNIITYNVSVLMVDNIEVKELQTQWCLHFPSLTPTQLNYLVKSPSSQSWYKRLKFGSLPQDLLELQNNAFATVVVLETVIQDSSIVGVSAKIGITNSQEAFIGIGRSLNIKGQLTCVLDKILLAHECGHLMGCRHPRGVGGRGFDNTPGNNHGHCLLDTSGNIVAGTIMSYARDAILYYSNPNIFKYPAPYQNMPCGVVGESEAYKTVNNNVQKLVGIFTP
- a CDS encoding Metallo-peptidase family M12, which produces MLPNLEIRVLFCYSPEVLTNTYYNLTKLQEDNLGLCNITQGIFRNNVTTYNVSVRVANMVQVDILQMQDNTHYSCLDIDQMTKLSECTTQYSLQNNPLKFGPLPEYLLRLKRDNQATIIVLQTLVCEQIGITLMVSGASATIDVKNSKENVVCVGRTSLTYNLNTNVLEPLILAHELGHLMGCLHPYNPNSHIVVSGFTKTKSNNSSHGHCILNAANEAVVGTIMSYAQNQVFYYSNPNIFEYPPPYQNIPCGIVGESEAYKIVNNNIQKLAGIFTP
- a CDS encoding Metallo-peptidase family M12, coding for MLPDLEIRVLFCYSPEVLSYTYYNFQHLQEDNQEICFFTQDILRRNITTYNVTVNMINTVKVDNLQQQYSITYPCLTHKQADDLALCTLQQSMQNNDPAKLGILPTHLLRLKNANNATVLVLQVVLCDITGIKVTGVSSTIGIKSARESIICLGRTLFATGVKNSYIDPTILAHELGHLMGCRHPYGAGTGFDNTNSNSHGHCLVDNNSGKVVLGTIMSYAKTITPYYSNPYVFAYPPPYQNIPCGVAGLSEACITVNNNIQKLAGIF
- the safD gene encoding Sulfoacetaldehyde dehydrogenase, which produces MKIEITNAFNGKHLKSIEQHSLTDAEKMLEDAYNTFYAKDKWLKHHERVAILNKLYTLMQSEANEFAMLIAKEGGKPLTDAKVEVARAIDGIKVACEELMNTFKGQEIPMGFTKASENRLSFKIYEPIGVVLAISAFNHPLNLAIHQVIPAVAVGCPVIIKPASKTPSCTMKLVELLHKAGLPKEWCQYVICDNKTAEFMVSSEKIAFFTFIGSAKVGWSLRNKLANGTRYALEHGGVAPVIIDKHLDNLESIITPIVKGGFYHGGQVCISTQRIFVPKELEKEFSKKLVAAVKKLKVGDPTLADTEVGPLIATKEVDRVHTWIENAKKEGATLLCGGKKITDTCYQPTVLLNPSLESQVSTEEVFGPLVCIYTYEDINQAIKIANSTNLPFQAAIFSNNLGNIMKLFYNIESAGIIVNDSSAFRVDWMPFGARKAAGYGIGGIGYAMHDMVTYKLLVIKDQNIPN
- the alsS gene encoding Acetolactate synthase large subunit — its product is MSTAKLQNASDLFIKALENEGVEVVYGVPGEENLAFLEALRKSKIKLILNRHEQAAAFMAATYGRITGKTGVAIATLGPGATNFTTAAAYAKLGGFPLLLITGQKPIKQSKQGQFQIIDVVSMMRPLTKYTKQIVDVNMVCTTVREAVRISQEEKPGCVHIEFPEDVSAELITSNTKGILNISSVSYPCDNLQGIDEASTMIKAAKLPLVLIGAAGNRHNAYKEITQFINTTGIPFFNTQMGKGIVAENSPHFIGTAALSAGDYLHDAIKKADLIINIGHDVIEKPAYFPHENLKTIHINYTSAMVDNIYYPHLECIGDITSILKALGTKVGKCSKDFSAVYKVKEFLQKHLNEHNTDNSFPIKPQRLVSDINKIMAKDGTVCLDNGVYKLWFARNYTTQLPNTLLLDNALATMGAGLPSAMEVARLNPKNKVLAVVGDGGFMMNSQELETAVRLKLNLVVLIINDNSYGMIRWKQNAMGLEDYGLQFHNPNFVKYAESYGIKGYMLTKTEEFSNLLTKCFKEGGVHLIETPINYLENKKVLTDELKKHKGLI